From the genome of Grus americana isolate bGruAme1 chromosome 16, bGruAme1.mat, whole genome shotgun sequence:
GGCCCGCGCGCTCTACAAACGCGGCGCCCACAGCGCGGGGTCCGCCCCGGCAGCCGCCCGCGGGAGGGACCTCACAAAAAACAGCGCCCGGAGCAGCCCGCCGCCCACCTTGCCGCCCCGCCGGCGGCTGCTCTCCGGGCCGGACCCGGGGCCGTCAggcggcggggcagggcggACGCTCCGCACCTGCGGGGAGGGGCGCGGCCGAGGCGGGACCCCGCCGCGGCGGTGAATCCCGGGGCGCGGAACTGCCGGAAGCCCTTCCCGCCAGCGCCCTCCCCGCTGCACCGGTACCGGCTGCAACCGACCGCAGCCCCGACAGGCGCCACGGGGCCCGGCGGAGCGCGGAGCCGAGGGGAGAGCGGCGCCCCCTGCCGCCCCGCCCGAGCACTGCAGTCCTGTCCCCGGCGGCGCCACGCGGCCGAGCGGGCTGCACGACCCTCCCAGGAGAGGCGGCGGAGACCGGCCCTCGTGGCGGCCTGTACCCGCGGGGCGCAGCGAGGGCGCCCGGAGGGCCAGGCCGGGCCCGGCAGCCGGAGGAGTGGTCCGAACTCACGGGTGGTGGAGCCCACGCCGCCCGCCGCGCGGACCCGGTGCCGCGTTACTCACTGCGCAGGCGCCCCGCCTCGCTACAAGCTGGGCCAATCAGAGCCCCCTCGGCCGCgcgggggctgctgggagctgtagtctgGGAGGATGCAGGCGGCGCTGCGGCAGTGTCTCGGCAGGGTGCAATGGGCGCTCCGCGTTTCCGAGGCGGCCCCGCGGTCTCGCTGCGCCGGGCCCGGTTCTCCCCGGGGCTCGCGATGCTGGAGTTgcggcagccccctccccggtgCTGAGGGGCTACCTCACTTCTGTCCCggctgccaggccctgcagCCGCCGGGGCCTCGGCCTGACCTCTTCCGCCTGATGGACTGGTGAGTgccggcggggcggccgcggccTCGGCCGGCCTCGGGCCTCACGCCGACTTCTGTCGCCCGCAGTGACCGCTCCTTCCGCATCGACGCGCAGCAGCTGCAGCGGCGGTTCCGGAGCCTGCAGCGCGCCGTTCACCCCGATCGCTTCGGCCAGAGGCCGCCGGTGAGCgctggggcgggcgggggcgccCGGTCTCCCCTCCCGGCGCGGGTGCGCGGTTTCCCGGGCGGGGTGGATGGGCCTCGGTCGCCTCCCCCGTCCCAGCGCCCCAGCCCGCGGCGCCGAGGCCGGGCGGCGGGACTCTGCGCGGGAAGAAGCCGCCTTTCGCGTTAGGCTGCGCCGTCCTTGGCCCCGCGAAGCAGAGCGCCGGGTGCCCGCCGCCCCCCTGTTTTGGGATCATAGGGACTCACGTTGTTGTGTCCTGACTTCTGCTCTGCGTGAGGTGACAGCGTACAAGCCCAGATAGCCCTCCCTCTGTTCTTCCTCCCTGGTAAAAATCAACTTTCAGTTTTACACAAACATATTGTGGGAACGCTATTTCTTGCTGGTAACAAAGTGTAACGTATGTTGCCACTTGTTATTAATGTTACCGTTCTTTATCATCCATTTGCAGAAAGAACAGTACTACTCTGAGCAACACTCTTCCTTGATTAACAAGGCCTACCAAACCCTCCTGAACCCTTTGAGCCGTGGCCTCTATCTAGTAAGGTGTCCATTACATATTTATTAATACTCTTATAACTACTCATAGGTGGTTGGGGCTGCTGGTGGTAACGTAATGAATCATACCTTTGACTCCATCATTAATGTGCTAATTTGTGTTCCTCTGAAGAACAGGACTACCAAGCATTGAAGGGAGACCCAAAACAAGCTTGTCTGAAAATTAATCAGCTTTTCCActattttctgtaacattttacTGATTATTACCATCTCATTTGCTGCTCATGTTACACTAATTTGTTTCCTGCATCACACATTTTGTTTGGCCATGGCTGTTCCTTTGAAATTTTAGTCTGGCCTGTGGCAGCCTtcgttacttttttttttttctccctttggtTAACTGCTGATGGAGTTAATTTTAAGACTGACTCTGTTTATGCACATTTCATGGAATAAACCAGAAGTTTATCAGATGTGAATCTGAGTGAGCCCTACTAAAAGCCTTaatattcaagaaaataattcacaCTGAAATAGATGTAAGAATGTGTATTTCCAAATTCCCATTTTCTTCACCAGCTGGAGCTGAATGGAGTAGAGCCAGCACAAGAGACAGACTGTGATGCAGACTCAGTGTTTCTCACAGAAATCatggaaataaatgagaaattagCAGAGCCTAAAAATGAGGATATCCTTAAAGAAATTGAAACTTTAATTAAAGGTAGGTTATGATTTGAGGGTTTTGTATAGAACTAATTTAGTCCATCTTGTATAATATGAGAGTCTCTCTGAAGactttttcagtgtatttttttttttagtacgTCTAATTTGTATTATTCTTGAATTGACTCATTGCAAGAGCTCCCCCCCTCCAAATGAATGTTGTCTTTACCAGTTTATGCCACCTAAACATCAAATCTGGCTTGAGAAAATGTATATAACATTACCTATTCTGATggcagaatatatatatatatatatagactATAAAAAGGAACTTATTCAACCTTCAGCAGATCAGGGCAAGTAGACCGTTCTAAAAGAAAGAACCACTCAAAATGAAGTTTAATGAAATGCTTGACTGGCCgcattaaataatttcttcgTTTATATAGATACTGTATTTCTTTCGCCTTCTTCAACTCAGCAACCATTATATTACGTAGTTATTATCCTTATACAAACAACTCTCTTGTATATATTGTTGGTGGTACCCAAAACATTGAGTTTACTGGTATATTTAATTCTTTGCAATAACAGTAGTGtgccaaaagcaattagaaTCATTAGAATAAAACCTAAGtagaatagaagaaaattaactgtagcAGGGTAAACTGATACACTAAAAGTAAGTTAGATTTCTGGGAAGTTAATAACCAATGATTTGCACTGGAATTGCTGTCTGTAAGCCTGTTTAAACCAAGAAATATATCTGTTTGAAATGATAATAAAATTGACAACAAGATTATGGAAAGCTCTCTTAGCTCCCAAAAGACTATGAGACTAGTAATTGAGTTTCCCACCACAGACAATCAGAATGCAGTGGTATTAAATATACTAAGTACGTAACAAAATGtgaatgaaataaattgttttacaGTTAAACAAGAACAACTGACCAAAGACGTGACTGCAGCTTTTGAAAGAGGTAGGTATTTCTATGAAGTATTTAGCTGCCATACATATcagttaaaaatacttaaaaaaaccccacattctCTTATTGGCAAATGCTTCCTGAACTACAGAACAGAAATTCTGCATAAACAAGTGTTCTTTGTTTGGTATTTAGAATAAATACTTCTAACCTGACCTTTCTGCTGATTCAGGAAATTCAGGACCtcacattaaattaaaaaaaaataaaaatcttataCAAAAGTTCCATTTAATTCAATCAAAATGATCACTCCAAGTGGGAATGCTGATGCTAagaattgtttgtttgtttcccagaATACTGGGAAGGGCAGACTCTTAATCAAACTTGCCACTTATTCTGAGGTTTCAAACTTGAATTTGGGAGATCTTGCACTGCAGACTGAAACTGTCAACAGAGTAACAGGTGCTATTCTTTGCAGTGAACATCAAGACAGGAACAATTCTGCTACTTACCACTGAAGCTATATGGCAAGGAAAGACCTGATGCTCTATTTAGCGTCAGGTTTTAGGGACTTCTTGTGCAATAATCAACACAACTTTATTCCACAGCCAGTTGATAGGTAGGAACTTGAATTATTCCAGACTAGCTTCTTACTCTGGGAAGAAGCCTTTATGTTTCTCTCCTGGATCTTAGAATGCTTTTATTGTTAGGTTTAAGTAGTAATATGTTGTAATTGTAAAACATTGCGCACAAAGTAGTGCTGGCTAGGCCCACGTGAAGAATTATAACGTTATAATCTGTCACTCTTTGTACTACAAGAGTTAAGGATTGTGTTGCATCTATCCTTGTCAGTAGGTGATAAACCACCTTTCCCCTCCAATTGTTTAATTAAGGAGAAACTGTTTCAGTATCAGGTTTGGAATTGACACTATCCGTATCGGAGTCCTACAAATCttatgcatttttcagtgatgCAGTTGGTCTAATTACAtacgatttaaaaaaaaaaaaaagtttgtcttGTCTGTATACCTAAAATTCCCCAGTGGCTACATCAATACTTATAGCCACTTTATAGAAAAGTCATTAAAGGGTAGTCATGtcacatttcttttctaaattgtACATTTTTACGTGTTTTGTGGAACACCTCAACTAGGGTCTCCAAAACCATCGGAGATGAAAATAATAGGCAACATGGTTTTAATAGCATATGGGTCCTGACAATTTGCAGTTCTTAGTACTGAAATGGGTGCTGTCATTGAAATCTTGAgattcattttgaaaacaaaaattcagcCATCCCTCTGTAAACTagtaatgttttatttcatttcagatgaTCTTCAAGAAGCTAAGAAGCTTCTagccaaaatgaaatattttgcaaacttAGAGGATAAACTAAAGAACAAGAAGATGCCTTCCTGATACTGCCTCTGCCATTAAGACTTAAtgttattttcaattaaatagCTGATTTAGTTACCAAAGTCAGAAAAATGGTGTTTGCTTcctatgttttcattaaaagcttGAATTCTCAGAGAAAGAAGATAAACATAAAAGAAGTCCAGTGCTTACTGTAGCACTTACTAAGTAACAGGTGGAAACAGGAAATGCTTACACccaagaaaagctgaaataggTAAAGCAGGACTCCTGTCCTAGCAGTTACAGGTATGGAAAGAAGTATCAGAGGGACACACAACACTGTATGTAATTAAGATTTCTTACGTTTTGACTACCAAAACatgaagagtttattttaaGTTGAGTCCTGGACAAAATGTCGGAGATCAAACAGAAAGCTCATTCAATAGGTCCTTCAAGCTCTCTGTAGTCTGCTTGTGTGTGTTCTGTCAGACCAccttgaaaaatctttaaaggtgaaattatttaattcctATAATCTGTCCTCTGCTACTTAGTGCTTTTTGTGATGTTGATCTCTGTCTGCTGGGAACTCGCCTTCAAAACTAGAAGAGGTTTTATCCTGttgcaaaatttaaaatgttaagatGCTAgattagagggaaaaaaataaacccaaactcAAATGCCAGAAACTGTTTTATTAGTACCCTTTTAGGAAACAAGTATTTGTAATAAACTTTATTACAAATAACAGTAATTCAGATAGGTGCTGTACAGTTACAGTAATAGGACCACATGAGGAATGTCCTTAAATCTTTCAAAGAagttttttaagtgaaaaacagCAACCAAATACCCCAATTTACATATAAACTAGAATATTTGAAGTATTGGTTTTTCAGTAGGTCAGttcttgtttgggttttaacACCTCAGAATATCTTATTCAGTAAAGCAGTAAGACATGCTTGACTACCCAAATCTGAACAAGAGGCTTAGAAATAAAAGATGAGCTACTGAATTATCTGAAGAAGTCTGCCAGGGGGAGGAATTCATTGAACACCCTCCTGGTATTTCTGCATCCTTGCAACATCAAGTTGTGTCTAAACATCAAAACTtctatatatgtttttaatcaCATTTCAGCAATATATGTTttaacagcatttcagaaagattAACTTGCCTTTAATTAAACTTCCTCTAAATATACAGGAAGATTTAATAAGCTACCTGTTCATGGTATTACAATGCTAATTTAGAAGATGCTGTTCATAATTCTCATTAAAGTTCTGTTACAGCTGTGAAattacacagaattttttttaaaattcatcacGGAGTTGTCGTCTTTCATAAAGCTCTGTGTCCTTTTTTTCggtatttcttccaaaattaaGCTTGTGAAATTCCTTTTTGATTTCcagaaaagatttgttttttgtttcaggaatTACAAGGAAGATGAAAGCAGCAACTAAGGAGCACTCCAGTAAGAACACCAGAAAACAATACTGCTTCAGTTCATTCTGAAAATAACATGTATTTAATTGCAACATATTTCAAGTATAACAGTGggtttgggaaaataaaaagctaacaTGGCTgctcagatatttttattaaaagaatggtCAACCTATCCTTACTTtacatgtaacttttttttaaatttttttttaggtaaggCTACCAAGTGTTGTGCAATACATTTGGtagtcttttattaaaaaaaaaaaaaccctgttaaaATACACACTAAACAATTCACAATGTAATGACAAGTCAGCATTTGCTACTTAGCTGTCACATAATTTAAGATTAtatgatttatcttttttttaaagtttattaatatttttcaatgctatacattaaaaaacccaactatcTTACTGAGAAGCAGAGTTCAGCCAAGAAGAAAGGACTATCAAATCAGGGTACTCTGCTGTGTGCTGTTGCTGCCTGTTTTGCTCTCAAGAATAAATgctaaaactgaaaatacaaagctAAAATGAAAGCCTATATTGTTTTTCCTAATAATCCTCCTGATCACAGAACCCTCTGTATGTAAGCTTAGCTAGCTCCCAGAGATGATGTGAACCACTAGCCTCAGGTACTACTACTTTACTTTGACATAAAAGCATAAGGCACTATAAGAAATGTGTTATTTGAATCTCAGTATCTGATTAAGTTTTTCTAGTTTTGATAccttctccatttttttaaaactgaacatGAAAATTACTCCCATGCATTCCTTTTAATtgtcatttttcatgttttattatttcttgttgatatctaaaaaatattttaagagggACTGAATCTAGTTATACTCAGTTGAGGTGTAGTGTGCATCCTGTGTTCAAGTGTTACTGtataagaaaaagcaatttgatGGAAGCTGAGAGAAGATTAAATGGGAGGTGAGGCAATTAGGAAAATGCGTTATGCAAACTTACCACTATGAAGGGAAAGAGCATTCCAATTGTGAAAAAACTAATCCAACTAGTAGTTCCTCCTATCATGTAAGCAGCAGGACGTGAAGACTGTATAAATAGTTCAGCTGTCAGGGTATTTGTTATGCCACCTGGGAAAATGAGTTTCAGAAACAGAATAGGTTATTACGCTAAATGTCCACTTGCAGTATTTCCAATGCCAGAAAGATTGagttgttcagttttgggctaTGGGAGACTGAACTGTTCTGATGAGACGGGCTCACTTGCGTTCCTTAGCCAGAGCCTCAGCAGCCTTACAGTAAAGACTTACTGGCCtacacagcagagctgctggctttgCCCCCCGGCCCCAGACACGTTTCACCGCTTTAGAACATTCGTTAGTGTGTAATACCTGGTCCCAGCCCAAAGCTCAAGATGAAGGCAAATATAGATGTCATGCTCACATAAGGCACCCATGAGTACAGTTCCTGGAAGAGAATGAGGTGGTTTAGTGCAGATTTTgataattcagttttaaagtTTGGCTTAACCGTTACATTTCCTTTTGCTATTTTATTGCAACCAAGACCAGTAAGTCATTCATGGCTGTTTACAGCTCTGAAGCAGTACTgttaaataaattagaaattaaatattgttcatttaataatttttactaAATGGACTCTAGTACTTCTGTCAAGATTTACAATTAGTCCTCCAAAGCTAAAAATTTACACCAATATTGAATATACAATTACGTGTTGTTACTAGTTTAACATTTTGTCAGTGtttattttggtattttatACTGATCCCACGAGTTAGCTGTCATTAAGCACTTGCATAGTATGAACAGACTTCTAATCACATTATTTATGTATACATGCATTTCAGTAGTGTAGTAAACAAACACTAGGATTACTACATACATATGAAACTAGGTGCATTAGGAAGACCGAACCTAAGCTTGAGATCCCATTATTCAAAAGCGAACCGAGAAGTTTACAAgttacaataaaataattaaacctAGGCCTTCTGCCTAATGGCTGGCTCATTCAACTTTTTACCTGGCCTAGCAGCTTACTCTACTCCAACCACAGAAATTACTGTAGGTGCCTCTTCTGCAGCCTGCTTGCCAATCTGTGCAGCCCCTAACTCTGCTGTCCCTCCAAACATCACACCTGCAACATGACTGCACAGGATCCTCCTGTTTATAGCCAGCTCCATCAGCCAACTGATGTGCGGATAGAATTGCAGCTCTTTAATCCTACCCTTGTCAGATAAAGATTTATCAGGAAACCAAATACTGACTAAATCGAGTTGCTCACTGTTGGAGCTACATCTACATCGTCTTGCTTGGATTACCCCAAGGCAACGCTAAATATTTAGTATATTATGGTCTGCAGATGTAGAGGTAGATTTCCTCTAAACCTTCATTTTGGGAGGTTTGTGGGGCTGCTTTATTTGAGCTGATACAGTATACAGAACAATTTACAATGCATCTCTCTATACTACATCAAAAAGCAAGGCAGGATGTTGCCTTCGCATGATAAATTTAAGGCACTGTGAATATCTTTAGTGAGTTTCCAATAGTTTTTGTGAATTTACACTTAATGGGTTGAAGTGTCCTATGAATTTCAGCatctttacagtattttttgtttgattgttcgCTTTACAGTTAAGTGACTGAAGTGGACCCTGATGCTTAATATCATCACTATGTAGTATTTCATCCTAAAATTACTTCAAAAGCTAGAATAAATGCTGTTTCATCATCCCTTAGTTTTGACAGCATTAAATGCAGGTGCGGCTTTAAGACAAATACATGCTCAAATCTTAGCTGCGagcattcttttattttagggAAATATGGCTGCAGAATTGGCCAAATCTTTCAACTGCTGTCATTTTTTATGCTGCTGTTTAAACCCATACAGCTCTTATCTTCCAGCTTCTTTTGAGAGTCACAGATTTTCACTCACTATAGTCCTATCATGTAATATAAATGAGTCCTTCTTTACACCTGGTAAGTCAGAGAGAATGTTAAAACAATGCTCCAAAGGGTCATAAGGAGATAACCCCCAATGACGAGGTATCTTCTTCCCACGTAGTCTATCAGTAAACCCTGTGGACAAGACATCATTTTCTGTTACTATATTGATCTCATGTTTACCAATGTTCTTCAAGAAGAATCATTACTCTTTATGCTAGGAGGTAGAATAAATTGTTACTCACACAGGTGAGGGCTGTGAGGCATTCGCAAGCTCCAGTGCCAAGTGTCACATAGGGGATTTTTTCTGCTGAGATCCCAGCTTGTTCAAAAATGTAAGTTGCATAGAAATAAATCTACAACAGATTGAATCCCGGTAGTTAAATCGTCAGCTGGAAACAAAGTCACGTTCATACTAAACATACagctgaatattttatattgtgAGTTATTCATTTGATGTAAACAGCAAGAAGGATCTGTTAAATTCATGTCTAGGTAAATATATTGCTAGCataaaagcaaatgtaattATTCAACTTATTGATTATAATACTTCACATTCTTAAACCAGACAGAATGGGATAAGCTGATCCACCGTTATTTAGTTTTTCAGAAGATGTAAACACAAGTATTAAGTCATTCTTTAAAGGAATTTACATaccagaaacacagaaatgaaaaaaattgaaaaaaaaaagagaagcggaaataatataaaaatattctcagttATCCCATTTCTCTGATCTTCTCTATGTGGATCATTCACGTTAATAAAAGGTTGAAAAACAGATGGATATTAAGTAATTATTTAAGCTGTTTGTATGTATGAAATCTTACAGCATTTATCCCACTGAGCTGTTGGCCCATAGTCATCACAATCACAGTAATGAGCTGCCATCTCACACCACGGTCGGTGAATAATTGCCAGGGCTTCTTGGGTTTCTCCCCATCTAAGGCAAAACGTTCCCGCTGTATGTCTTCCATCTCCCTTTGATACTCTGAAGAACCATGAAATCGCTTCAAagctaaaaaaaagaagaatataagTTCTCGTACGTCTACCTATTGACCACAACTTTTGGAAAATCATCTCTTTCCATAATTACCTGGCTTTTGCTAGGATATGAAAAGTCTGTTTCAGGAAgctgggaaaaaagtaatttgttttgtgAGTTGTTTTTTGCTTGCTgattttccaacattttttgCTGTGGTGGATTTGGAGGTTTCAGTGGcattactttgctttttttagagGAATATCTGACTTTGAAATATTCaccaagcaaaatattttgaagtgttttatatCTGAACCACAAACTTCCAAAGAGTCTTTTCATTAAAGGACATTCTAACCTGTCTGAAGTCTTTTGCTTAAATTCTCTGCAGATATCAAGTCTTTTGTTATGTCCCTGGCTGTAGTTTTGCCAGCAGAACACATTGAGTGAACTGGAGTAAAGATGATAAGTAATTCTTCTAAGGCAAGTATTATCAGAAGTCATTTGGATGCAAGACTAAAATCTTTACTGATGGTCCTAAAACTTAAGAGTACATAGCATCAGTTCCTCTAAAATCTTCAAGATTAAATATATCATAAGTGACAGTTTGTCTGCTTAAGGGCAACAGTAGAACTTTTGATGATCCTGAAAGCAAACTTTCCAATGCTATTGTTATCATTAACAGTGTAACCCCCTTGAAGCTCTAACCACTTTTCAGTATTAGTTCAGGAGCAACCACaattcttggaaaaaaacaatccatgattgttattattaaaaaaaaaaaaaaagagagggaaagactTGAATACGATGTGGAGATTGCAAGCTTcacttacatttaaaaaattacatttaatgaaGCCCAAACTAGATCATAATCCGAAAGGGACATTATGGTCATCTTGTCCATGGCTTCCAAATTAGACAGAATTAACTCTATAGGTCACTTGTAGTTACTGTGCTTTTGCAGCTGTGATGGTCTACGAATATTTTGGGGCAAGGTAAAcagagagatatttttattagatCAGCTGACAAACTTAGAGGGGGGAAGGAGACAGGCCTGCAGAAACAGATGGCTTTATCTAAAAACATACCTTTTctgtccatttatttttaattacccATTATAATACAAGATTTCACCTCTCTCTGTGAATCCTGCCTCTTTTCTATTTCCTAACAAGCCTAAAGGCTTTCATGAATTAAGCCTCTTCCTTTGTTGAAGATCCTTCCACAAGATATACTGTTCTATCTATCTTTTCTAGACAGGTGACAATTCATATGCTCAGCAACAGCACTACAAAAgaattaacagaagaaaagcaaatgaagaaatgtttttcctttatttatgcatacaatgaaaactgaattaaataCAACCCTATCAAATGCTAACAAGGTAAACTTCCTTTGTTCATCTCCCctttatttagcattttaaatggaagatCCAGGGATAACAAGTGTCATTTTATGTCACTGTGAACTACATCAGAATTATCATGCCAGGCAGAAGTAGAAAAACtgaacacatttctgaaaaatatgtgATTGAGTATTTTATTCATGTTCAGATTTGTACGTTGGGAtctattttaagtttttctgtCCTCTCAATTTCATTAGTTATTATTTTAGAGAGGGTCTTTTCATATTTAGTTAGCAAACCTTCAAACTGAATTAATTCATCAGACCTGCTTACTTACAGTGACTAATACTTTACTCTTTGAACTATTATTGCACCAGCTCCCTCTGGGAAGTAAAATGCTATGCATGGTATGTTGAGGATACAAATGGCTACCTCAGTGCCTCCTTTTGGCATTCTATtgtgaaaaaaacctcttgtGATACTTAGTTTCTTCTTGCAGTACAAAGAGAACTGTGTAaattcaggagaaagaaaatcacaacTAATCTGCATTTTTGTCTTTCGAATCCTTCTTGTAGCACGTGGGCTTCACTTGCTCATTTATGCAGTACTGCACAGCTATCACATTGCAGTTATTTCTTGAGTAGGGTTtgaataaaaggagaaaaatcataGACCctcaaaataaagtgaaaaatttaAGCTGTCATAATTCTCCCACTTGATAtaacaggggggaaaaaggtatttaaaagataactaaacatttagaaaatacaGGGTAAGGAGTTTTCTGCTCAAATAGCCAATGAATCACTTTTTTAACATCAcctctttttcagtaaaaagatCTCTAATTTTTCACCTACTTATGCTGTCtccttttattatatttttatctcctttttattatattatttcttACAGGAGAAGTACAACAGTATCACTGAATGGAAGAAAGTATCTGATGTAACCAATACTTATCTGTGACATGACCTGAGAAATGAACAGTCCAGTAAGAGGTTAAGTAGTTCAGGTATGTTACTTCAtccaagagaaaaattattaaaccTTCAGAGATTTCATTACAGAGTAACAAAACATGAACATACATTTGAAATGAGATAATGAAGTTTTGTTCACAATCCATTAAAGActcctgtcgtggtttagccccaaccggcagctaagccccatgcagccgctcacccacttccccctgccccccaccccggtggaatgggggagaaaatcagaagagtgaaagtgagaaaattcatggcttgagatagagacagtttaataaataaagcaaaagccgtgcacaagcaaagcaaaacaagttcTTTCCCCACATCCCATGGACAGGCAGGTGttcatctccaggaaagcagggctccatcacacgtaacagtAACTTGcgaagacaaacgccatcactccaacTGCCGCCACTCCTCACAcccccatccttcctcttctcccagcccCTTATAAGCTGatcatgacatcatatggtatggaatatccctttggtcagtttgggtcagctgtcctgtctgtgtcccctccacttcttgtgcacccccagccatcccgctggcagagcagtgtgagaagcagaaaaggccttgactcagggtaagcactgctcaataacaacaaaaacatctctatattatcaacactgttttcagcacaaatccaaaacatagctccatactagctactatgaagaaaattaattttctatctcagctgaaaccaggacaactccTGAGTTCCACAATCCCTTTTTCCATGTAAGCTCACTGGAGGAAGAAACATGGGCCAAAAAGCACTAGGCAATGTAGCTGTGCTGCattaataaagagaaaaggagaatcTGGAGCCAAATATACTCATTCTACCCTTCTGAAGACACAGAGAAAGTATAAATGCTCTATGTTACCTTTGGCACAGCTCAGCTCATCACCTCTGTCAATAAGAAGGTATCTGGGACTTTCAGGAAACCACGGCAGGAATAAAAGTTGGGCAAATGCTGGGAAACAGCTGCTGGATAGCAACAGAGGCCAATACGTTTCTCCACCTAATAACTCCCTGGGAGAGgtgtggaaaaagaaggaaaaaaaccccaaagtaatTAGCTATTGGTGACTATTCAGAAGACTTTTGGGAGCAAGATGTTTGTCCTTCGAGAAAAGTTCTCTTTTAAACAGTTACCTACGTCTTGTGAACCTCAGCAGAAAGAGGCTGGGAAACTATTTTCCAGCCACTCTGAAATCAGGTTTCACTCAAGAAGAGATACACAACACTACTTTACTGCTGCTTATTGCTGTGTTGGTCCTAAGCATTATTTTCAGGTTT
Proteins encoded in this window:
- the LOC129213602 gene encoding solute carrier family 2, facilitated glucose transporter member 11-like isoform X10; protein product: MAIRLGRKGALLMNNIIAILACILMGISFPTGLFELLIIGRFLIGINSGIGICVQPLYIGEIAPKHLRGGMAMGTSIFLTGGILTGQIIGLRELLGGETYWPLLLSSSCFPAFAQLLFLPWFPESPRYLLIDRGDELSCAKALKRFHGSSEYQREMEDIQRERFALDGEKPKKPWQLFTDRGVRWQLITVIVMTMGQQLSGINAIYFYATYIFEQAGISAEKIPYVTLGTGACECLTALTCGLLIDYVGRRYLVIGGYLLMTLWSIVLTFSLTYQELYSWVPYVSMTSIFAFILSFGLGPGGITNTLTAELFIQSSRPAAYMIGGTTSWISFFTIGMLFPFIVNELKQYCFLVFLLECSLVAAFIFLVIPETKNKSFLEIKKEFHKLNFGRNTEKKDTELYERRQLRDEF
- the LOC129213602 gene encoding solute carrier family 2, facilitated glucose transporter member 11-like isoform X9, with the protein product MNVMSSLIWAGRRMELSQQNLPSWTLFLAVCAVGIGGTFQYGYNVSIINAPTQHIHKFLNETWTSRYHKELNPDLLTFLWSVIASIFSLGGLCGALIGGSMAIRLGRKGALLMNNIIAILACILMGISFPTGLFELLIIGRFLIGINSGIGICVQPLYIGEIAPKHLRGGMAMGTSIFLTGGILTGQIIGLSFEAISWFFRVSKGDGRHTAGTFCLRWGETQEALAIIHRPWCEMAAHYCDCDDYGPTAQWDKCWFTDRLRGKKIPRHWGLSPYDPLEHCFNILSDLPGVKKDSFILHDRTIELYSWVPYVSMTSIFAFILSFGLGPGGITNTLTAELFIQSSRPAAYMIGGTTSWISFFTIGMLFPFIVNELKQYCFLVFLLECSLVAAFIFLVIPETKNKSFLEIKKEFHKLNFGRNTEKKDTELYERRQLRDEF
- the LOC129213602 gene encoding solute carrier family 2, facilitated glucose transporter member 11-like isoform X2, whose product is MEYQPLLRGSSTHSKLPSWTLFLAVCAVGIGGTFQYGYNVSIINAPTQHIHKFLNETWTSRYHKELNPDLLTFLWSVIASIFSLGGLCGALIGGSMAIRLGRKGALLMNNIIAILACILMGISFPTGLFELLIIGRFLIGINSGIGICVQPLYIGEIAPKHLRGGMAMGTSIFLTGGILTGQIIGLRELLGGETYWPLLLSSSCFPAFAQLLFLPWFPESPRYLLIDRGDELSCAKALKRFHGSSEYQREMEDIQRERFALDGEKPKKPWQLFTDRGVRWQLITVIVMTMGQQLSGINAIYFYATYIFEQAGISAEKIPYVTLGTGACECLTALTCGLLIDYVGRRYLVIGGYLLMTLWSIVLTFSLTYQELYSWVPYVSMTSIFAFILSFGLGPGGITNTLTAELFIQSSRPAAYMIGGTTSWISFFTIGMLFPFIVNELKQYCFLVFLLECSLVAAFIFLVIPETKNKSFLEIKKEFHKLNFGRNTEKKDTELYERRQLRDEF
- the LOC129213602 gene encoding solute carrier family 2, facilitated glucose transporter member 11-like isoform X1, whose translation is MNVMSSLIWAGRRMELSQQNLPSWTLFLAVCAVGIGGTFQYGYNVSIINAPTQHIHKFLNETWTSRYHKELNPDLLTFLWSVIASIFSLGGLCGALIGGSMAIRLGRKGALLMNNIIAILACILMGISFPTGLFELLIIGRFLIGINSGIGICVQPLYIGEIAPKHLRGGMAMGTSIFLTGGILTGQIIGLRELLGGETYWPLLLSSSCFPAFAQLLFLPWFPESPRYLLIDRGDELSCAKALKRFHGSSEYQREMEDIQRERFALDGEKPKKPWQLFTDRGVRWQLITVIVMTMGQQLSGINAIYFYATYIFEQAGISAEKIPYVTLGTGACECLTALTCGLLIDYVGRRYLVIGGYLLMTLWSIVLTFSLTYQELYSWVPYVSMTSIFAFILSFGLGPGGITNTLTAELFIQSSRPAAYMIGGTTSWISFFTIGMLFPFIVNELKQYCFLVFLLECSLVAAFIFLVIPETKNKSFLEIKKEFHKLNFGRNTEKKDTELYERRQLRDEF